The sequence below is a genomic window from Pseudorca crassidens isolate mPseCra1 chromosome 7, mPseCra1.hap1, whole genome shotgun sequence.
GAAACTGCTTTAGTTAAAAGTACCTGTTGCGTGATTACAGTGGGCCTGGTGCCGAGGATACCACAGAGAATATGACAGAGTTCAGTTTTACAGAGCTGATTTGCCAAAGATGGTCACATACCTATTATTTATTGAAAGATCGGAATTGGAGAGGGCTGAGGTCACAGAACATCCActgcaaaataaaagaattcatGATCAGAGTTGAAAGTTAATTCTTTCCATGATACCAATCAATATTTATCCAGTTCTCAATTAATTACAGAGATGGTTTCCTTTTGTTTGAATAGACTTGGATTGGAACCTTTGACAGTCTTTGGGAAATTTGAAATTTAAtgcaaaaatacagagaaagattCAAATTGGTGATGATTGCTAAATCATGCTTTCTCACTGGGGATGATACTGTTTCCATGGGTGCAAACATAGTTTTTAGGAGTATGAAAATCTTGCTATTACAATGGTTTGTGGCACTCCAAAACTCAACCAGATACTACAAAACCTTATTCCTTtgtattcatttttgtctttggGATATTTTTGTGTGTATCATACATAAGAGAAGTATTGACATTGACTTCAGGGAAGGTAAACACACTGTATACAAATCAGTGTTACGACCTAAGGTGACTTGATGGTTCATTGGAGGACTTTCTCGCCATCATTTTCTTGATCTCAAAGTCATATTGTGAGAGGTGGCCTTTACATACTTACGAGCAGCCACTAGCTGTCTTGTGGATGTTGCTTATGTTTGAGGGTCAGCGTGATTTGGGATCGGGAAATTAAATATAAGTCGTAAATTGTATTTGtaagtaaaatacaaaaaatatgatatttcattatttaattctACTAAAGTTGTTCAACACATCCATAATTATGACAAgtgataaacagaaaaaaatgttcacaatacCTAGATGAATATCTAGCAGTCagtgtaattaaaaattattttctgatatgaagcaaaattaaaagttaagtacctaaaaataaatattaaagaaataatttagttTTGCTATGATTTTGAGCAGCTTTGAATGATTTTTAAGTATGTCTGTACACTGGTATTATTATAAGGtatctaaattttatttgaatatataattTGATACATTCCTacttatataagtaaatatattacattaaaatcactttgaaaacttagttataaagttaaattaaaattcaatagcttttaatttaaattatagcttaaaattttacatattctTAACCCTGCACTGAATAGAAAGAGTAagattttcactttctttttctatgtataaAGTAAAGATACACATGGAGTACAAAAATAGATACACAGTATATCTGTGGTATCAAAATTTCATGCTGGGGGCAATTAGGAAAAAACTATCTAAAAAGGCTCTGTGGGCAGAGGAAAGAGaggcaataatgaaaaaaaggttgagaaatgTTGTCCTAACCCATCTGGAGagtgcaaaatgaaaagcaaaaacagaagtaGAAAGTAAGAGGGAACAttcagaaaatggaaaccaaTTCGCTCCCATTTAAGACCCAGGCCTGAAGGAAGGTCTTCAGAGAACCTAGAGAGCAGGGTTCACAGAGTCCCCACCTCAGCCGGGCCAGCAGCATCTGCAGGGTCCCCGATGGCCCCAACCTTGTCCTTACTCCTGGCCCTGGTGCTGCTCAGCTGCAACTCCAACTGCTCTCTGGGCTGCGACCTGCCTCAGACCCGCAGCCTGGCTAACACGAGGGCCCTGATGCTCCTGCAACAGATGAGGAGAATCTCCCCCTTCTCCTGCCTGAAGGACAGAAATGACTTTGGATTCCCCCAGGAGGCGTTTGGAGGCAACCAGTTCCAGAAGGCTCAAGCCATCGCTGTCGTCCATGAGATGATCCAGCAGACCTTCCAGCTCTTCAGCACAGAGGGCTCGGCTGCTGCTTGGGATGAGACCCTCCTGGACAAGTTCTGCACTGCACTTTATCAGCAGCTCACTGACCTGCAAGCCTGTCTGATGCAGGAGGCGGGGCTGGAAGGGACTCCCCTGCTGAAGGAGGACTCCATCCTGGCTGTGAGGAAATACTTCCACAGAATCACTGTCTATCTGCAAGAGAAGAAGTACAGCCCTTGTGCCTGGGAGATTGTCAGAGCAGAAGTCATGAGATCCTTCTCTTCATCAAGGAACTTGTAAGAAAGACTCAGGAGGAAGGAATGACACACACCTGGTTCAACACGGAAATGATT
It includes:
- the LOC137227900 gene encoding interferon alpha-1-like, with the protein product MAPTLSLLLALVLLSCNSNCSLGCDLPQTRSLANTRALMLLQQMRRISPFSCLKDRNDFGFPQEAFGGNQFQKAQAIAVVHEMIQQTFQLFSTEGSAAAWDETLLDKFCTALYQQLTDLQACLMQEAGLEGTPLLKEDSILAVRKYFHRITVYLQEKKYSPCAWEIVRAEVMRSFSSSRNL